Proteins encoded in a region of the Cataglyphis hispanica isolate Lineage 1 chromosome 14, ULB_Chis1_1.0, whole genome shotgun sequence genome:
- the LOC126854665 gene encoding hypodermin-B-like has translation MVNTQCSAAIINNNWAVTAAHCITAVNDPLNEITVCSGSSILYENCVLHNIVDFSVHENYNSMINDYNIAVIKVTSTFTYNSFTKAVDLAPDNAENVFTEWGAVCGWGYYLIIDDYIDPVLPKTLQCIEIPLIERELCCEDYKDRYVISPRMLCYGYQDGTEDSCKGDSGASLVNKDNILVVTSWGDDCAEIYSPGVYTNAICISSTLELLPLD, from the exons ATGGTAAATACGCAGTGTAGTGCTgctataataaacaataattggGCTGTAACAGCAGCCCATTGTATAACAGC AGTTAATGATCCTCTTAACGAAATCACCGTATGTAGTGGATCCTCCATTCTCTATGAGAATTGTGTTCTTCATAATATTGTTGATTTTTCTGTACATGAAAACTACAATAGCATGatcaatgattataatattgctgTTATCAAAGTAACATCTACGTTTACATACAATAGTTTTACGAAAGCTGTTGACTTGGCACCAGATAACGCCGAAAATGTCTTTACAGAATGGGGTGCAGTTTGCGGCTGGGGATATTATTTG aTAATTGATGATTATATCGATCCAGTTCTGCCCAAAACTCTGCAGTGTATCGAAATACCGCTAATAGAAAGAGAGTTATGCTGCGAAGATTATAAAGATAGATACGTAATATCACCACGAATGTTATGTTATGGATATCAGGATGGAACCGAAGATTCTTGTAAA gGTGATTCTGGAGCATCGCTAGTTAACAAGGATAATATTCTCGTTGTAACTTCATGGGGAGACGATTGCGCAGAAATATATTCACCCGGCGTATATACTAAtgctatatgtatatcttcgacattgga GCTGCTTCCGTTGGACTAG
- the LOC126854522 gene encoding LOW QUALITY PROTEIN: guanine nucleotide exchange factor MSS4 homolog (The sequence of the model RefSeq protein was modified relative to this genomic sequence to represent the inferred CDS: inserted 2 bases in 1 codon; deleted 2 bases in 1 codon): MDLMSTNMIETIIETKKDAEGENKTKIYCTFCPSKMLNAGTAKLINMEFALPYIHSKGEGKDNQSEVISNYWLVEDIYTFENXGVSHTVDNVKYLACADCEKGPVGWHDLSTKKSYIALCRVKHE, translated from the exons atggaCCTAATGTCAACGAATATGATTGAAACGATTATTGAGACGAAAAAGGACGCAGAA GGCGAgaataaaacgaaaatttattgtacattcTGCCCTTCAAAAATGCTTAATGCTGGGACTGCCAAGTTAATAAATATGGAG TTTGCGTTACCTTATATTCATAGCAAAGGAGAAGGTAAAGACAATCAGTCAGAAGTTATTTCGAACTACTGGTTagtagaagatatatataccttCGAAAA TGGTGTATCGCACACAGTAGATAATGTCAAGTACTTGGCTTGCGCTGATTGTGAGAAGGGTCCAGTAGGATGGCATGATTTGTCTaccaaaaaatcatatattgcaTTGTGTAGAGTCAAACACGAAtga